Part of the Planococcus plakortidis genome is shown below.
GATAAGTTCGGCGTCCAATGGCAATTCGATTACCGTAAATCCGAAGCCGGAAGCGCGAAGGAAAACCCAGGAGAATAAAGGAAAACCCTTCGCTGAGGCGAAGGGTTTTCTTTGTGTAGATGGGTTCATGCCCGTATCATGGCAGCGAGCACATCGTAAATGAGGCCTGCAGGAAGCAGCTCTCCTAAGGAGGCGAATCCTCCAATGAAACGGTTGTAGAGGGTGATGGCAAAATAGAAGCCGATGAACAACAGCGCCGACACAATCAGTAAAATCACAAATGTTCTCGTCATCGGGAGTTCCTCCATTTCCATTGTTGCAAAGCTTTCTCAGGAATCGACCGGCAAACTGCCCACTAGAAAAACAATAAATTCAGCAAAATGGTCAACACGATCGACAGGATAATTGAAATCAGTATGCTTCCCATACAGGAAACGCGCATGAAAAGACCACCTTTCTATAACGCGATGGAAAACGGAGTGGCTAATAAAAAATGTGCCTGAACAAACTGGTGAGGCTTGCAGATAGTTTACCCGAAAAACGGGGAAGGCTAACCTCTTGAAGCACGTCCATAACAGGCCTTTTCCCTTCTTCATTCAAACCGAAGGATGCCATCGTTTTGTCGAATATTGTCATAATTTCTTGCTTTCTTAAAAAAACGGATGCTATTTTTAAGGTTTTTTGTTACAATCGTGTTACGAATAGATGTCCGGAGGGTAACATGGCTAATTACAACCAGTTTTCAGATAGTAATCCGCATAATGAATCCAATCGAATCGAGGCGGAAAAAAGCGCAGAATCCGGTGCTGAACCGCCTAATTTTCGACACCATAAAAAAGATCCAGGAAGCCGCAAGCTTTGGCTGAAGGCCGGTGGCGGCATTTTACTGTTGTTCATCCTGTGGAATGTATATTCCTTTGCCAGTTATGTGGCGCCATGGAATGAGGGGCGTTCGGCGGCGACTACAGAACAGGATGAAATCCAACAGTATATTTTCCAGAGCGAGAAAAGCGAGGAAGTGCTCAAAGAAGTCAGCAATTCGCTCATTCGCCTGTATGACCACAATTCGCTCACGGAACTCCATATCAATGAGATGGAGAAAAAGCTGGAGCAATTGTCCGAAGAACTCGACACGGACGATCCGCGTCTTGCCCGATTGGAATCCTATCATTTTGCCCAAATCGAGTTGACGCGTGAAATGACAAAGACTTTGCAGAAAAACCAGGTCGAGGAAGTCCATGAGAAACTGGATGAAATCCTGGACCGCCAAAAAGAGCAGGCAGATGACAAAGCCGAAATCCTGATCTCCTTGATGGAAGAGGAAGATATCACATATGAACAAAAGGCAGATGGGTCGATTGCCTACGAATAAGCAATATCATTCAGAAGTTGAAAAGCTCCCCCGAAATCCCAATGGGTTTCGGGGGAGCTTTTTCATGGTGTGCACCCAACCCCAGTTTTCATCTGGCCAGGGTAAAGGAAAAATGGCAAATTGAGAAAAAAGCCCTGTAATTCCAAAAGCTGAAAAAGGGTATAGGGATAGAAACATTCATATCCAAGGAGGGCTTTAATGGATACCCAACGATATAAAGTGAAAGCCGGCGAGAAAGTGGATCTCTCAGACTGGCCGACACAAGAAGATAATCGAATGGAACCCGGGCAAATCGAACAGCAATTGAAGGAAACAATCGAAGAATTGAAAACATGGCATATCCGGCTTCATGCAGAAGAAGAAAAAGGCATTGTGGTGGCCCTTCAGGCAATGGACGCAGCCGGAAAAGATGAAGCGATCACCTATTTGTTCTCGAACTTGACTGCACAAGGGCTGAAAGTGACGACACTCGGGAAACCGACGGAAGAGGAATTGAAGCATGATTATTTATGGCGCCTGCACGATGCCTTGCCGGAGCGGGGGCAAATCGGCATTCTAAACCGTTCCCATTACGAAGAAGTGATTGCGCCGCGCGTCCATGATTTACTTGAAGAAGAGCCCTTGCCCGACCAGTTAATCGACGGGGAAGTATGGAACCGGCGATACCGGCAAATCAACGAATTTGAACGGTATATGGTCGAGAACGGTTTTCCGTTTGTCAAATTCTTCTTTAATCTTTCGAAAGAAGTGCAAACTTCGCGCCTTCTCGAGCGGATGAAGAATCCCGAGAAAAATTGGGAGTTTTCCTTCAGCGATGTCGAAGAGCGGGAACATTGGGAAGATTACCAGGAGATTTTCGGCGATATGCTGACCCATACTTCTACGGACTATGCTCCCTGGTATATATTGCCGGCGGACGATGAAATGTATTCCCGTTTGATCATCGCCCGGGTGATGGTCGAAATGCTGGAAGAAATCAACCCGGAATTGCCTGAAATCAGCGGTGAACAAAGAGGGAAACTCGATCATTATATCGACAAGCTGGAAAAGGAAGCGAAATGATGAAACCCGAAGCGGCACATGCTGCTTCGGGTTCCTTTTTTTGACTGTGCTTCATTGAAACAATAAGTAATCATTTTCAGAAATGAATTCGTAGCTTAAATCGACAAACAGGAAGCATTCGTCCGATAGCGGATAGCTGAATGTACGGATCATTTCCCCGGTTTCGATATCGGCGTAGATGTCCGACAGCCTTCCTTTATGGCTCGCTTTCATAAGCATCATATTCTCCAGGAAATACGGGCGGAAAGCCCAGTGGGAGCCGATTTGCTGAGGCTCGCTTTGCCAGTTTCCGACTGTTTTCCGGAAGTTGGAGGAAACTTGCTCCCCGTCGCTATTGCAGATGTAGATGCGGAAACTTTCCCTTTCGAACAGCGGCAGCACTTCCTGGATGAACAGGTCGGCATAGTCGGGGCTTTGCCATTTGCCCATCAAGCGCTTGAGTTTTTCTTCGGAACGGGCGGTATAGGCCAAACGTTCGCTGACCATCGCTTTTTCGCGGTGGACGAATTCTTTTACTTTGTCGCCTACATGAATGGACAAGGCCCCCGTTGTCAAAAGGGTAGGGTCGGGATGGGCCAAATAATAGCCTTGGTAGTAATGCCCGCCATGTTTCCAGGCGAAATACAGTTGGTGGTTATCTTCAATATATTCGTATAGCAGGCGTGCGCCGATGCGATGGGCAAGCATCGAGATGGAATGGATAATGTCCTGGAATGCATCGGGCTGGTGATGGCGGCTGATGCTCATATCGATTTTTAGGATATGCGGCCGCAATTGGCGAATGCGGTCGATGTTCGAGCTTTTCGCCCCCACGTGGTCAACGGCGATCTGGATGCCGTAGGTTTTGAAATACAAGAGCAAGTGGTTAAGTGTATCGAAATCATCGTTGAAGTCGTGTTCGGTAATTTCAAGGACAATGCGTTCGAGCGGAAACCCGCGTTTCCGGTACTCGAGCAAGGTCTTGAGGAAATCTTCACCGTCCCCTGCCATCAGCTGGCGTGCGTTGCGGTTGATGAACAACAGGCAGTCCTTATTTTCGAGCAGCAATTGATCCAACGCCATCTCGAGCAGCCTTTGGTCCACTTCGGTTTTGAACTCGTCCGGAACTTCCGGGTCGTTGAAGAAATCGCCGAGTGATTTGGTGCCATCCTGTTCTATGTAGCGGCCGAGCAATTCATAGCCGATGACGTCGTGTTTGACGGCACTGACGATCGGCTGGAAGGCCGGCATGATTTTATCCATATTGTCGATGATGTCTAACGGATCCATAGTATCTCTCCTCGCCATGCACTGTCTTCTTCTATTTTAGTCTTAATGTTTCCGGCATTCAATTGCAGCTTTTGAAACGCCGTGCAATCGAGGGATATTCCGTGAATAATAAGAAAATGAAAATCCAGCCAGAAGTACTTGCTTTTCTATGATGCCTCCCCCTATAATGTGAATCGCTGCCTTGCCTCATCGCCTTCAACGGAATGCAGGCATCGCTCATTACCATTAGATGAACGGAGAATACAAAATGGAGAAATTTTACCGCCTCGGGGCAATTTTCATTGCTTCCATTGTTATGGCGATCGCTTTTAATATGTTT
Proteins encoded:
- a CDS encoding PPK2 family polyphosphate kinase; the encoded protein is MDTQRYKVKAGEKVDLSDWPTQEDNRMEPGQIEQQLKETIEELKTWHIRLHAEEEKGIVVALQAMDAAGKDEAITYLFSNLTAQGLKVTTLGKPTEEELKHDYLWRLHDALPERGQIGILNRSHYEEVIAPRVHDLLEEEPLPDQLIDGEVWNRRYRQINEFERYMVENGFPFVKFFFNLSKEVQTSRLLERMKNPEKNWEFSFSDVEEREHWEDYQEIFGDMLTHTSTDYAPWYILPADDEMYSRLIIARVMVEMLEEINPELPEISGEQRGKLDHYIDKLEKEAK
- a CDS encoding EAL domain-containing protein; the protein is MDPLDIIDNMDKIMPAFQPIVSAVKHDVIGYELLGRYIEQDGTKSLGDFFNDPEVPDEFKTEVDQRLLEMALDQLLLENKDCLLFINRNARQLMAGDGEDFLKTLLEYRKRGFPLERIVLEITEHDFNDDFDTLNHLLLYFKTYGIQIAVDHVGAKSSNIDRIRQLRPHILKIDMSISRHHQPDAFQDIIHSISMLAHRIGARLLYEYIEDNHQLYFAWKHGGHYYQGYYLAHPDPTLLTTGALSIHVGDKVKEFVHREKAMVSERLAYTARSEEKLKRLMGKWQSPDYADLFIQEVLPLFERESFRIYICNSDGEQVSSNFRKTVGNWQSEPQQIGSHWAFRPYFLENMMLMKASHKGRLSDIYADIETGEMIRTFSYPLSDECFLFVDLSYEFISENDYLLFQ